Proteins found in one Nocardia brasiliensis ATCC 700358 genomic segment:
- the mraZ gene encoding division/cell wall cluster transcriptional repressor MraZ, giving the protein MFLGTYTPRLDDKGRLTLPAKFRDDLAGGLMVTKGQDHSLAVYPREEFTALARRAAAASRSNPQARAFVRALAAGTDEQRPDAQGRIVLSAEHRRYANLQRDCVVIGSVDFLEIWDKQAWDSYLAEHEEDFSQARDESLGGIF; this is encoded by the coding sequence TTGTTTCTCGGTACCTACACACCTCGCTTGGACGACAAGGGGCGACTCACGTTGCCTGCGAAATTTCGAGACGATCTGGCGGGAGGGTTGATGGTCACGAAGGGTCAGGACCACAGCCTTGCCGTGTACCCCAGAGAAGAGTTCACCGCGCTCGCCCGGCGAGCCGCGGCGGCGTCTCGGAGTAACCCGCAGGCCCGCGCGTTCGTCCGGGCACTCGCGGCCGGTACGGATGAACAGCGTCCGGACGCGCAGGGCCGGATCGTGTTGTCGGCCGAACATCGTCGCTATGCGAATCTGCAACGGGATTGCGTGGTGATCGGCTCGGTCGATTTCCTCGAAATATGGGACAAGCAGGCGTGGGACTCCTACCTCGCCGAGCACGAGGAGGACTTCTCGCAAGCGAGAGACGAGTCGCTGGGCGGAATCTTCTAG